One window from the genome of Salvia miltiorrhiza cultivar Shanhuang (shh) chromosome 7, IMPLAD_Smil_shh, whole genome shotgun sequence encodes:
- the LOC130994880 gene encoding puromycin-sensitive aminopeptidase-like isoform X4, translated as MEAPKEIFLKDYKQPDYFFEKVDLKFQLGEETTFVSSKIVVSRRVEGCSSPLVLDGVDLKLVSLKVNGEELKEVDFLVDSRHLTLSSPPSGKFTVEIVTEICPQKNTSLRGLFKSSGNFCTQCEAEGFRKVTYYQDRPYIMAKYTCRIEGDKSLCPVLLSNGNLTEQGELEGGKHYAVWEDPFVKPCYLFAFVAGQLESRDDTFITRSGRKVLLRIWTPAEDLPKTAHAMYSLKAAMKWDEDVFGLEYDMDLFNVVAFPDFNMGAMENKSLNIFNSKLVLASPETATDGDYAAILGVIGHESDMPGLVPA; from the exons ATGGAGGCACCAAAAGAGATATTTCTGAAGGATTACAAACAACCTGATTATTTCTTTGAAAAG GTGGATTTGAAATTTCAGTTGGGCGAGGAAACAACGTTTGTTTCTTCCAAAATTGTTGTCTCTCGCAGGGTTGAAG GTTGTTCGTCACCTCTAGTCTTGGATGGGGTAGATCTGAAACTGGTTTCTTTGAAGGTGAACGGAGAGGAGCTGAAG GAAGTTGATTTTCTTGTTGATTCACGCCATCTGACACTTTCCTCTCCTCCAAGTGGTAAATTTACTGTTGAGATTGTCACTGAAATCTGCCCACAGAAGAACACGTCTCTACGG GGTCTCTTCAAGTCATCAGGAAACTTCTGTACCCAGTGTGAGGCGGAAGGTTTCCGCAAAGTTACATACTATCAG GATCGTCCTTATATCATGGCGAAGTACACTTGTCGAATTGAGGGTGACAAGTCATTGTGCCCTGTCTTATTGTCTAACGGGAACCTGACAGAGCAAGGAGAACTGGag GGAGGCAAGCATTATGCTGTATGGGAGGATCCTTTTGTGAAACCATGCTATCTCTTTGCATTTGTAGCAGGACAGCTGGAGAGCAGAGATGATACTTTCATAACTCGTTCTGGCCGAAAAGTCTTACTCAGAATCTGGACCCCTGCAGAAGATCTACCAAAGACAGCTCATGCCATGTATTCATTGAAAGCAGCTATGAAATGGGATGAAGAT GTTTTTGGGCTCGAATATGACATGGACCTCTTTAATGTTGTGgcttttccagattttaatat GGGTGCCATGGAAAATAAGAGTTTGAAT ATCTTCAATTCCAAACTTGTCTTGGcatctcccgaaactgccacaGATGGAGATTATGCTGCGATATTGGGTGTGATTGGGCATGAG AGTGACATGCCGGGATTGGTTCCAGCTTAG
- the LOC130994880 gene encoding puromycin-sensitive aminopeptidase-like isoform X3: protein MSRLILPSKASSLSRTCLLGFVSSTPVRWSFCVTGNSAKKVCRYRPFLCSENTNRRNGQTPYYSLPRARTIGKRFICSVATEPLPKQVEETNMEAPKEIFLKDYKQPDYFFEKELGEETTFVSSKIVVSRRVEGCSSPLVLDGVDLKLVSLKVNGEELKEVDFLVDSRHLTLSSPPSGKFTVEIVTEICPQKNTSLRGLFKSSGNFCTQCEAEGFRKVTYYQDRPYIMAKYTCRIEGDKSLCPVLLSNGNLTEQGELEGGKHYAVWEDPFVKPCYLFAFVAGQLESRDDTFITRSGRKVLLRIWTPAEDLPKTAHAMYSLKAAMKWDEDVFGLEYDMDLFNVVAFPDFNMGAMENKSLNIFNSKLVLASPETATDGDYAAILGVIGHESDMPGLVPA, encoded by the exons ATGTCACGATTGATTCTACCAAGCAAAGCTTCGAGCTTGTCGAGGACATGCCTCTTGGGTTTTGTCTCCTCCACACCT GTACGATGGAGCTTTTGCGTAACTGGGAATTCGGCAAAGAAAGTTTGTAGATACAGGCCATTCTTGTGCTCTGAG AACACCAATCGGAGGAATGGTCAGACACCGTATTACTCACTGCCT AGGGCTAGAACTATTGGAAAGAGGTTTATCTGCTCTGTAGCAACAGAACCACTACCAAAGCAAGTTGAAGAAACTAATATGGAGGCACCAAAAGAGATATTTCTGAAGGATTACAAACAACCTGATTATTTCTTTGAAAAGG AGTTGGGCGAGGAAACAACGTTTGTTTCTTCCAAAATTGTTGTCTCTCGCAGGGTTGAAG GTTGTTCGTCACCTCTAGTCTTGGATGGGGTAGATCTGAAACTGGTTTCTTTGAAGGTGAACGGAGAGGAGCTGAAG GAAGTTGATTTTCTTGTTGATTCACGCCATCTGACACTTTCCTCTCCTCCAAGTGGTAAATTTACTGTTGAGATTGTCACTGAAATCTGCCCACAGAAGAACACGTCTCTACGG GGTCTCTTCAAGTCATCAGGAAACTTCTGTACCCAGTGTGAGGCGGAAGGTTTCCGCAAAGTTACATACTATCAG GATCGTCCTTATATCATGGCGAAGTACACTTGTCGAATTGAGGGTGACAAGTCATTGTGCCCTGTCTTATTGTCTAACGGGAACCTGACAGAGCAAGGAGAACTGGag GGAGGCAAGCATTATGCTGTATGGGAGGATCCTTTTGTGAAACCATGCTATCTCTTTGCATTTGTAGCAGGACAGCTGGAGAGCAGAGATGATACTTTCATAACTCGTTCTGGCCGAAAAGTCTTACTCAGAATCTGGACCCCTGCAGAAGATCTACCAAAGACAGCTCATGCCATGTATTCATTGAAAGCAGCTATGAAATGGGATGAAGAT GTTTTTGGGCTCGAATATGACATGGACCTCTTTAATGTTGTGgcttttccagattttaatat GGGTGCCATGGAAAATAAGAGTTTGAAT ATCTTCAATTCCAAACTTGTCTTGGcatctcccgaaactgccacaGATGGAGATTATGCTGCGATATTGGGTGTGATTGGGCATGAG AGTGACATGCCGGGATTGGTTCCAGCTTAG
- the LOC130994880 gene encoding puromycin-sensitive aminopeptidase-like isoform X1: MSRLILPSKASSLSRTCLLGFVSSTPVRWSFCVTGNSAKKVCRYRPFLCSENTNRRNGQTPYYSLPRARTIGKRFICSVATEPLPKQVEETNMEAPKEIFLKDYKQPDYFFEKVDLKFQLGEETTFVSSKIVVSRRVEGCSSPLVLDGVDLKLVSLKVNGEELKEVDFLVDSRHLTLSSPPSGKFTVEIVTEICPQKNTSLRGLFKSSGNFCTQCEAEGFRKVTYYQDRPYIMAKYTCRIEGDKSLCPVLLSNGNLTEQGELEGGKHYAVWEDPFVKPCYLFAFVAGQLESRDDTFITRSGRKVLLRIWTPAEDLPKTAHAMYSLKAAMKWDEDVFGLEYDMDLFNVVAFPDFNMGAMENKSLNIFNSKLVLASPETATDGDYAAILGVIGHESDMPGLVPA, translated from the exons ATGTCACGATTGATTCTACCAAGCAAAGCTTCGAGCTTGTCGAGGACATGCCTCTTGGGTTTTGTCTCCTCCACACCT GTACGATGGAGCTTTTGCGTAACTGGGAATTCGGCAAAGAAAGTTTGTAGATACAGGCCATTCTTGTGCTCTGAG AACACCAATCGGAGGAATGGTCAGACACCGTATTACTCACTGCCT AGGGCTAGAACTATTGGAAAGAGGTTTATCTGCTCTGTAGCAACAGAACCACTACCAAAGCAAGTTGAAGAAACTAATATGGAGGCACCAAAAGAGATATTTCTGAAGGATTACAAACAACCTGATTATTTCTTTGAAAAG GTGGATTTGAAATTTCAGTTGGGCGAGGAAACAACGTTTGTTTCTTCCAAAATTGTTGTCTCTCGCAGGGTTGAAG GTTGTTCGTCACCTCTAGTCTTGGATGGGGTAGATCTGAAACTGGTTTCTTTGAAGGTGAACGGAGAGGAGCTGAAG GAAGTTGATTTTCTTGTTGATTCACGCCATCTGACACTTTCCTCTCCTCCAAGTGGTAAATTTACTGTTGAGATTGTCACTGAAATCTGCCCACAGAAGAACACGTCTCTACGG GGTCTCTTCAAGTCATCAGGAAACTTCTGTACCCAGTGTGAGGCGGAAGGTTTCCGCAAAGTTACATACTATCAG GATCGTCCTTATATCATGGCGAAGTACACTTGTCGAATTGAGGGTGACAAGTCATTGTGCCCTGTCTTATTGTCTAACGGGAACCTGACAGAGCAAGGAGAACTGGag GGAGGCAAGCATTATGCTGTATGGGAGGATCCTTTTGTGAAACCATGCTATCTCTTTGCATTTGTAGCAGGACAGCTGGAGAGCAGAGATGATACTTTCATAACTCGTTCTGGCCGAAAAGTCTTACTCAGAATCTGGACCCCTGCAGAAGATCTACCAAAGACAGCTCATGCCATGTATTCATTGAAAGCAGCTATGAAATGGGATGAAGAT GTTTTTGGGCTCGAATATGACATGGACCTCTTTAATGTTGTGgcttttccagattttaatat GGGTGCCATGGAAAATAAGAGTTTGAAT ATCTTCAATTCCAAACTTGTCTTGGcatctcccgaaactgccacaGATGGAGATTATGCTGCGATATTGGGTGTGATTGGGCATGAG AGTGACATGCCGGGATTGGTTCCAGCTTAG
- the LOC130994880 gene encoding puromycin-sensitive aminopeptidase-like isoform X2 yields the protein MSRLILPSKASSLSRTCLLGFVSSTPVRWSFCVTGNSAKKVCRYRPFLCSENTNRRNGQTPYYSLPRARTIGKRFICSVATEPLPKQVEETNMEAPKEIFLKDYKQPDYFFEKVDLKFQLGEETTFVSSKIVVSRRVEGCSSPLVLDGVDLKLVSLKVNGEELKEVDFLVDSRHLTLSSPPSGKFTVEIVTEICPQKNTSLRGLFKSSGNFCTQCEAEGFRKVTYYQDRPYIMAKYTCRIEGDKSLCPVLLSNGNLTEQGELEGGKHYAVWEDPFVKPCYLFAFVAGQLESRDDTFITRSGRKVLLRIWTPAEDLPKTAHAMYSLKAAMKWDEDVFGLEYDMDLFNVVAFPDFNMGAMENKSLNIFNSKLVLASPETATDGDYAAILGVIGHEVCIFA from the exons ATGTCACGATTGATTCTACCAAGCAAAGCTTCGAGCTTGTCGAGGACATGCCTCTTGGGTTTTGTCTCCTCCACACCT GTACGATGGAGCTTTTGCGTAACTGGGAATTCGGCAAAGAAAGTTTGTAGATACAGGCCATTCTTGTGCTCTGAG AACACCAATCGGAGGAATGGTCAGACACCGTATTACTCACTGCCT AGGGCTAGAACTATTGGAAAGAGGTTTATCTGCTCTGTAGCAACAGAACCACTACCAAAGCAAGTTGAAGAAACTAATATGGAGGCACCAAAAGAGATATTTCTGAAGGATTACAAACAACCTGATTATTTCTTTGAAAAG GTGGATTTGAAATTTCAGTTGGGCGAGGAAACAACGTTTGTTTCTTCCAAAATTGTTGTCTCTCGCAGGGTTGAAG GTTGTTCGTCACCTCTAGTCTTGGATGGGGTAGATCTGAAACTGGTTTCTTTGAAGGTGAACGGAGAGGAGCTGAAG GAAGTTGATTTTCTTGTTGATTCACGCCATCTGACACTTTCCTCTCCTCCAAGTGGTAAATTTACTGTTGAGATTGTCACTGAAATCTGCCCACAGAAGAACACGTCTCTACGG GGTCTCTTCAAGTCATCAGGAAACTTCTGTACCCAGTGTGAGGCGGAAGGTTTCCGCAAAGTTACATACTATCAG GATCGTCCTTATATCATGGCGAAGTACACTTGTCGAATTGAGGGTGACAAGTCATTGTGCCCTGTCTTATTGTCTAACGGGAACCTGACAGAGCAAGGAGAACTGGag GGAGGCAAGCATTATGCTGTATGGGAGGATCCTTTTGTGAAACCATGCTATCTCTTTGCATTTGTAGCAGGACAGCTGGAGAGCAGAGATGATACTTTCATAACTCGTTCTGGCCGAAAAGTCTTACTCAGAATCTGGACCCCTGCAGAAGATCTACCAAAGACAGCTCATGCCATGTATTCATTGAAAGCAGCTATGAAATGGGATGAAGAT GTTTTTGGGCTCGAATATGACATGGACCTCTTTAATGTTGTGgcttttccagattttaatat GGGTGCCATGGAAAATAAGAGTTTGAAT ATCTTCAATTCCAAACTTGTCTTGGcatctcccgaaactgccacaGATGGAGATTATGCTGCGATATTGGGTGTGATTGGGCATGAGGTTTGCATCTTTGCATGA